The Petrotoga mobilis SJ95 genomic sequence TTTCAATTTTGTTTATACTGATTTTAATTTCTGGTTTTACTGGATTTATGAGTGGTCTTATGTTGCCCGTTGTTGGTGTGTTATTCATGGTAGGAGGTTTTTTATCGGGTTTGGTTGTTGAAAAAAGTATTTCTAAAGTATTCAAAGATTTTTTAATAGGGATGAGCAATCTGTTGCCTGGAGTCATATTGATTCTCATGGCTATGTCGGTAAAACTGATAATTACCAATGGAAAAATCTTAGATACGATATTGTACAATGCATCTATTGTTATATCTGAATCTGGAACTGTCGCTGCAACTTTTTTGATTTATTTGCTTTTTTTTATTATGAATTTATTTATAGGTTCAGCTTCAGCAAAAGCATTTTTGACTATGCCAATTGTAGTTCCTTTGGCAGATTTGGTTGGAATCACTAGACAAACCGCTGTACAAGCTTTCGTTTTTGGAGATGGGTTTAGTAATTTGTTGTATCCAACTAATGCAGTGTTGTTAATTTCGTTGGGAATTGCTGGAGTTAGTTATTTAAAATGGTTTAAATTCATTTGGAAGATTCAGCTTGCTGTGTTTATTCTTTCTTTGCTATATTTGTATATTGCAGTAAAAATAGGATACGGTCCTATATAATAGGAGATAGAGAGATGTATGATTATTCCTATGATTATGATGAGTGTAGAAAAAACTTTTACACCTTTGAAAATGAGCTAAAGAAATATTATTCTACAGTTTCTAATGATTCCTATTCAATTGAAGAGGACAGTTATATTGATAGTTTTTTATGTCAGAACGAAGGTAACAGAAAGTTATTTCTTATTACAACAGGCGAGCATGGAATAGAAGGATTCGCGGGTAATGTGTTCATGCAAATATTCGTTAAAGAGTTTTTACACCGAATAAAAAATCAAGAAATTTCGTTGTTTCTCATTCATTCCTTGAACCCTTGGGGGATGAGGCATAAAAGAAGAGTAAATGAAAACAACGTTGATTTAAATAGAAATTTTCTTTATCAAAACGAGGATCTAAACAACGAGTCATATGAAAAAATGCAAAGGTATTTCACTAAAAAGGGGTCGGTTGGTGTTTTAGATTCAAGTTTAATATTAGGATTTTTTGAATTGCTACCTTATTTATTAAAATTAGGCACAAAAGGGGTAAAAGAGGCTCTAACCAAAGGGCAATATGATGATAATAAATCTGTTTATTATGGCGGAAAAAAAGAAGAGAAATCAACTAAGTATATAAAAGGAATCTATGAAAGAGTTTTTAATAGCTATGAATTTATCCTCCATTTAGACATCCATACTGGGGCAGGTTCAAAAGATAAATTGTTGATTGTTAATTCTGCCTTTGACAAAGAAGATTGTAATATCAGAGAAAAGCAATTTAATTATTCTCCTATTACCCAAGCGAAAAAAGAAACTTTTTACAGTATAAATGGAGATATGATAGATTATATATACAAAAAGTATCACAGTACTTCGAATTTCTATTCTACGTGCTTGGAATACGGTACATATGGTGAAGGATTAATAGGTCAACTGAAAAGTATAAAAAGTTTGGTTTTAGAAAATCAAGCTTGGTGGTATGGTACAAAAAATTCTCAAGTAAGATCGAAAGTTGATAAATTATTCAGAGAAATGTTTTTTCCGGAGCGTAACGAGTGGCGAAATTCTTTTGAAGAAGATACTAAAAAGGCATTGAATGGAATATTGAAATATTTTGAATTTTTAAAGTAGAGAACAAAAGCATACTATAACTTTGAGATATGTTTTTAATAGATGCAAACTTAAAAAATTGGAGGGATATAATTTTGAAAATTAGCATAATAGGAACGGGAAGAGTGGGTTCAAGTACTGCTTTTGCTTTAATAAACGCAGCAGTTGCTGACGAGATCGTTCTTTACGATCTCAACAAAGAAATGGCTGAAGGTGAAGCATTGGACTTATTGCATGCAACAACCTTTCACAAAAGAATGATTATAAGGGCAGGGGAATATAGTGATATAGAAGGAAGCGATATAGTATTAATTACAGCAGGAGCTGCTCAAAAGCCTGGTGAAACAAGGTTAGATTTGACAATAAAGAATGCTAAAATAATAAAAGGCATTTCAGAAAATATAAAAAAATATGCTCCAAATACGTTGATAATAAACATTACTAACCCTGTTGATGTTATGAGCTATGTTGTGTGGAAAGTAACTGGTTTTGAATCTAATAGGGTAATTGGGACTGGAACAATATTGGACACCGCAAGATTAAGAGCCTTAATAGGGAAAAATTGTGGAGTTTCCCCAATGAGTGTTCACGCCTATATAATAGGTGAACATGGTGACTCAGAGTTGGCAGCGTGGAGTTCGGCAATGATTGGAGGTGTTCCAATTAAAGGTTTTTGCCGTAATTGCCCGTACAAAGATAATTGTAATAAAGATCTGAGTAAGATTTTTGATGATGTAAAAAATTCTGCTTACACTATAATAAGCAAAAAAGGTGCAACTAATTATGGAATAGCTTCAGCAACTACTGCACTGGTAGAATCGATAATTAAGAATGAAGGAAGAGTATATACCCCTTCCGTGTTGTTGGATGATGTGTACATAGGATATCCTGCGGTTATAAACAAAGACGGGGTGGAACGAACTATCGATATAACTTTGAATGATGAAGAAACAGAAAAGTTTGAAAGTTCAAAAAGCATAATAAAAGAATATCTCGAATCAATCAAAAACTTACTTTAAGGGGGAGAGCAACTATGAAAAAATTTTTAAGTATATTTTTATTGCTTATACTGTTTTCTATAACCCTCTATTCAATCGAATACATAACCCTATCGTCAGATCTATCAGAAAACTTAGGTGGAAGAGTAAGTATTCCATTTTTTTACGGTACAAAGGATGCACCAAGTGCCTTTCTTTTAAACAGTTACTTAGTAAAAGATGTTGAAGATTTCTTAAGTGAATATCTCGATCAGCTTTATGGTCTTAGAAATAGTATAGACGAATCTGAGGAACCATACGTTCAAGTAGTTATAGAATCAGAAATAGGATTTGTTTCAGACAGTTTTGTGAGCTTTTACACTGATTATTTTTCTTATGTTTATCACCAGGCTCATCCAATGACTACAAGAAAAACTTACAATTACGATCTAACTCTCAGTAAATTCCTCAATCTATACGATTTCTTAGCTTTATACAGTGAAGACACAGGCGAATCTTTTCGAATAATCAAAGAAAGCATAATCGAAGAAATAAATGCAGACCCTAAAATTTATTTTAATGTTGATGAAACTTTAGACACGATAGGGTATGATAGAGATTATTATATTACAAATGAAGATTTTGTTGTAATCTATCAACTTTACGAAATTGCTCCATATTCATCCGGTATAAGAGAGTTCAAAATACCTCTTAAAGAATTGGGCATAGAAATTCAATAAGAAATGTCAGCAAACTGTGGGTGGGCTGCGGAATAAAAGGGCAATGCCTTAGCTCTTCCTTATGGGTGGGCATCGGGCTAAAGGGATTAAAATACCCCTTTCTTTATGGGGGGCTGTAGGGATAAAGAGATTAAAAAAACCTTTTCCTTATGGGTGGGCAGCGGGGCGAAGGGGCGCTAATAAAGACTAAGCACAGCGTAGAAAAAAGTTCATCTTTCAAAAATAATTAATGGAGGGAAAACAACAACATGGATGTAATAGAAATAATCAAACAAAGAAGATGCATAAGAAAGTTCAAGCAAGACCCCATCGATGATGAAATATTGAAAGAGTTAGTAGATTGTGCAAGGTTAGCACCTTGTGCTTCAAATAAACAACCATTAGAGTTTATAATTGTAAAAGATAAAGAAACTTGCGAGAAAGTCTTTGAAAATTTAGGGTGGGCTAGCTACATATCCCCAAAAGGGACTCCTAAAGAAGGAGAAAAGCCAACTGCATATATTTTTATTTTAGTCAACAAACAAAGAGCCACAAAGTGGATTGGTCACGATATAGGAGCTGCCTTTGAAAATATCTTGTTAGCTGCATGGTCAAAAGGTATAGGTGGATGCCCAATTGTAACTATCAACAGGAAAAATGTAAGAGAAATCCTAAACGTCCCTGATGACTACGAGATCGATACAGTAATTCCTTTAGGTTATAAAGGGCATGACTCTTTTGCAGAAAACAACGACGAGAAGGTTGAATATTATATGGACGAGAACGGCAATTTCCACGTTCCAAAAAGGCCTCTTGAAAAGGTTATTCATTTTGATAAATTTTGATTATAATTATTGATTTGGAACACAGGGAGGACGACAAATGGCTCAAAATAATCTTGATACCAAAACTTTAGAAAACTGGCTTTGGGAAGCTGCTTGTAAAATAAGAGGACCTATAGATGCCCCCAAATACAAGGATTATATCTTACCTTTGATATTTTTAAAAAGACTCTCTGACGTATTCGAAGACGAATTGAACGAGTTATCAGAAAAGTTTGGTTCACTTGAGACAGCAGAAGAATTTAGCAGGATTGATCCAGGGTTAGTTCGTTTTTATTTGCCACCAGAAGCGAGATGGTCTGAAGTTGCTAAAAAAACTACAAATGTCGGAGAATATTTAACCGACGCCGTAAGAACAATTGCAAGATACAATCCCAAACTTCAAGGTGTAATAGATATTGTAGATTTCAACGCAACTGCAGGTGGTCAAAGAATTATAAGTGACGATGTGTTGGTAGCATTAATTGATGTTTTAGGAAGACATCGTCTTGGCTTGAAAGATGTTGATCCGGATATTTTAGGTCGTGCATACGAATATTTGTTGAGAAAATTTGCCGAAGGTTCTGGGCAAAGTGCTGGTGAGTTTTACACTCCTGGTGAGGTAGCGATTTTGATGTCAAAAATCTTAGACCCAAAACCAGGTAATGAAGTCTATGATCCTTGTTGTGGATCTGGGGGCTTGCTGATTAAAGCTCATCTGAGATTTAAAGAAAAATACTCAGAAGACAGAACTAAAGAACCTCTTAAATTCTATGGGCAAGAAATCTTGCATTCAACGTATGCAATGGCAAAAATGAATATCTTTATACACGACATGGAAGCACAAATTGCCCTTGGAGATACGATGAATAGACCTGCGTTTACAACTTCTGAAGGACCGCTCAAGAAATTCGATTTAGTAACTGCAAATCCAATGTGGAATCAAACATTCTCACAATCTGTTTATGAAAACGATCCTTACAATAGATTCGTTTTTGGATACCCTCCATCAAACAGCGCAGACTGGGGATGGATCCAGCATATGTTTGCTTCATTGAAAAATGATGGTAAGATGGCTTTAGTAATTGATACAGGTGCTGTATCAAGGGGTAGTGGAAATGTTGGAAAAAATAGAGAAAGAGATATAAGAAAAGAATTTGTTGAAAAAGATCTTGTAGAATCGGTTTTATTACTTCCTGAAAATTTATTCTACAATACTTCAGCACCAGGGGTTATCATAGTGATTAATAAGTTAAAACCAGCACAAAGGCAAGACCAGATACTTCTCATAAACGCATCAAAGCTCTATGAAAAAGGAAGACCTAAGAACTTCTTGCCTGATGAGAGTGTTGAAAGGATAGCAGAGATCTATCTCAACTGGAAAGAAGAAGAGGGAATAAGTAAAATTATTTCTAAAGAAGAAGCCGCGAAAAATGATTATAACTTAAGCCCCTCCCGTTATGTTGCTCAAAATGGTGAAGACGAAACACTGCCTTTGGAGGATGCTGTTGTGCAGTTAAAAGAGGCAGAAGAAGAAAGAAAAGAAGCCGATGAAAAATTAGAGATTATTTTAAAAGAGATGGGATTATGGAATTAGATCTTTACCAGAAAGAAGAATACAAAGAGACAGAACTCGGCTTGCTACCGAAAGATTGGGAAGTTGTGAGGTTGGGGGAGGTTTCTGAACTTCAACAAGGTAAGACTCCTAAAAGAGATGATTATGAAGATTATAAAGGTTATAGAATTATAAAGGTAAAGGATTATGAAAATGAAAATAAAATATCAAATATAATAAAGGGGGATAGAAGTTTTGTAAAAACAGATTTTGGGGAAAGATGCAGAATTAAAGAAGGGGATAGTCTTATACTTTCTGCCGCGCATTCTTCTAATATCGTAGGTCAAAAAATAGGATATGTCAAAGAAATACCAAGTCAAAAAACTTTTTTTGTAGCTGAATTGATAAGAGTAAGACCTAAAAAAAACATCATTCCTTATTTCTGCTTTTTATCTCTTATTTTGATGAGTTCCAGAAACCAGATTAGGGAAGAAGTTAAAGGAGGTCATCTATATCCTAAAAATTTAGGAAAAATAA encodes the following:
- a CDS encoding M14 family metallopeptidase, which gives rise to MYDYSYDYDECRKNFYTFENELKKYYSTVSNDSYSIEEDSYIDSFLCQNEGNRKLFLITTGEHGIEGFAGNVFMQIFVKEFLHRIKNQEISLFLIHSLNPWGMRHKRRVNENNVDLNRNFLYQNEDLNNESYEKMQRYFTKKGSVGVLDSSLILGFFELLPYLLKLGTKGVKEALTKGQYDDNKSVYYGGKKEEKSTKYIKGIYERVFNSYEFILHLDIHTGAGSKDKLLIVNSAFDKEDCNIREKQFNYSPITQAKKETFYSINGDMIDYIYKKYHSTSNFYSTCLEYGTYGEGLIGQLKSIKSLVLENQAWWYGTKNSQVRSKVDKLFREMFFPERNEWRNSFEEDTKKALNGILKYFEFLK
- a CDS encoding L-lactate dehydrogenase, with product MKISIIGTGRVGSSTAFALINAAVADEIVLYDLNKEMAEGEALDLLHATTFHKRMIIRAGEYSDIEGSDIVLITAGAAQKPGETRLDLTIKNAKIIKGISENIKKYAPNTLIINITNPVDVMSYVVWKVTGFESNRVIGTGTILDTARLRALIGKNCGVSPMSVHAYIIGEHGDSELAAWSSAMIGGVPIKGFCRNCPYKDNCNKDLSKIFDDVKNSAYTIISKKGATNYGIASATTALVESIIKNEGRVYTPSVLLDDVYIGYPAVINKDGVERTIDITLNDEETEKFESSKSIIKEYLESIKNLL
- a CDS encoding RsiV family protein, producing MKKFLSIFLLLILFSITLYSIEYITLSSDLSENLGGRVSIPFFYGTKDAPSAFLLNSYLVKDVEDFLSEYLDQLYGLRNSIDESEEPYVQVVIESEIGFVSDSFVSFYTDYFSYVYHQAHPMTTRKTYNYDLTLSKFLNLYDFLALYSEDTGESFRIIKESIIEEINADPKIYFNVDETLDTIGYDRDYYITNEDFVVIYQLYEIAPYSSGIREFKIPLKELGIEIQ
- a CDS encoding nitroreductase family protein, which produces MDVIEIIKQRRCIRKFKQDPIDDEILKELVDCARLAPCASNKQPLEFIIVKDKETCEKVFENLGWASYISPKGTPKEGEKPTAYIFILVNKQRATKWIGHDIGAAFENILLAAWSKGIGGCPIVTINRKNVREILNVPDDYEIDTVIPLGYKGHDSFAENNDEKVEYYMDENGNFHVPKRPLEKVIHFDKF
- a CDS encoding type I restriction-modification system subunit M, which gives rise to MAQNNLDTKTLENWLWEAACKIRGPIDAPKYKDYILPLIFLKRLSDVFEDELNELSEKFGSLETAEEFSRIDPGLVRFYLPPEARWSEVAKKTTNVGEYLTDAVRTIARYNPKLQGVIDIVDFNATAGGQRIISDDVLVALIDVLGRHRLGLKDVDPDILGRAYEYLLRKFAEGSGQSAGEFYTPGEVAILMSKILDPKPGNEVYDPCCGSGGLLIKAHLRFKEKYSEDRTKEPLKFYGQEILHSTYAMAKMNIFIHDMEAQIALGDTMNRPAFTTSEGPLKKFDLVTANPMWNQTFSQSVYENDPYNRFVFGYPPSNSADWGWIQHMFASLKNDGKMALVIDTGAVSRGSGNVGKNRERDIRKEFVEKDLVESVLLLPENLFYNTSAPGVIIVINKLKPAQRQDQILLINASKLYEKGRPKNFLPDESVERIAEIYLNWKEEEGISKIISKEEAAKNDYNLSPSRYVAQNGEDETLPLEDAVVQLKEAEEERKEADEKLEIILKEMGLWN